In Planctomycetia bacterium, the sequence CACAACGCAACCAAATCACGCAAACCCGTTACTTCAGTGCAGGCATTTTCCGCGCCCCTCAACCTGCCCCCGTGCAGGCGTTTTGCTTGCCCATTCCCATTCATCCCCGTGCTTCTAGATGTTGACCAATCAGAGGGCCAGAATGCAGGCCGGCGGTACGGCGTGGAATTCGTCCCCACGATTCTCGTCCTGGATAGTGAAGGCCGCGTCTTGCGGCGAGCCGCTTTCATGTCGCGTGACGCGCTCGTAGAGTTTCTGCTTTCGGCCGCCAAGTCTGGCTCATTCGGCTGACGACGCTGCCGGGGCGGCGTTGAATGCGAACGGCTTCGACTCTGCCTATGCTGATCGCGATTGCCGCATTGGGAAGCTTCGGAGCGGGCGCCAGAGCGCCAACCAGTTGGTTTACCATCGCGTCTCTTTCTGCCAAGACAAAGGATCGAATCCTGGCAGACGCCAGCGGGTCAATCGCCCCTCATCTTTGAACTCCAGCGGCGCGGCGAGCCTGCTCCACGGCTTGTGGGACGTTTCCAAGGCAGCAGCTACCCTGCGGGTTGCGAAGCTCGCAGGCGCACTTGCCGTCCTTGACATACCGTGTGACCTGCTCGACGGCGGTGCTCGTTCCCGTCCGCTCCATTTCGTCGGCGATGCTTTCCCTCGTGAAGCCGAAGCAGTAACAGACCGGCAGCGGGCCGGTGCTTTCCTTTTGCAGCATGCGCACTGTCACTTCATCTTTGGCAAAGACCAGCGTGCCGTTGAAGTACACGACGGGGCAATCGACAGTCCGGCAGAAGTGATACGCCGCGTGCGGATCTAATCGTTTCATCGCTTCCGGGACGAGCAAGCTCTTCAGCGTGACGACTTCAACCGCCTTGGCATTGCGACGGCAACGGGGGCAGACATCCTCATCTGTGCGAGTATTGCAGCAATTGGACACCACGTTACTTGCTCCTCTCTTGCGAAGCCAGCACGGCGCAGCAATCAGATTGACGCGTTCCAGATCAATCAGGTAGACCTCGTGCTTTGATTCGGTCAGTTCACTCCGCGCAGCACGACAGCTTCGCCGGGTCCTTGTGTCGAGATATGGCGACGATCTTCAACGCCTCGGCCATCGTCGGGTAGGCATGCAGCAGGTCGATGAAGTCTTGAATCTTGGCGCGGAACCGCATCGCCATCGCTGCCTCGTGAATGACCTCGCCCGCGTTATGACCGACCATCGAGACGCCCAGCACTTCGTTGGAATCCTTATCCGCCACCATCTTGATAATCCCGCGCGTGTCGCGAATAGCGCCGGCGCGCGGCACCAGTGACATCGGCAGCGTGTTGCACCAGCAGCGATGCCCGGTGCCGACGGCTTCGGTATCGGTCATGCCAACGACGGCTACTTGCGGATCGGTGAAGATGACGCGGGGAATAACCCGATGGTCTGCCGCCCGCATCGGATCGCCGGATAGCGCGTTGCGCGCGGCAATTCCCCCGTGACGACTGCCCACCGGCGTAGCCATTTGGCTGCCGTGCTGCCGCCCGATCACGTCGCCGGCGGCGAAGATGTGCGGGACGTTGGTTCGCAGGAATTGATCAACGGCCACTTCGCCGCGTTCGTTGACCGCAGCGCCCGAGCGCTCGACGGCGATGTTATCTGTGTTAGGCCGTCGCCCGGTGGCAATCAGCAGCTTGCTGGTGCGATACTCTCGCTCCCGTCCCCCGACGATCGCGGTGGTGACAACGTTTGTTCCATCCTGCCGAACAATTTTGGCGCGGGCGTTGAAGACGACCTGAATCCCCTCCTGGGCAAAGATCTCGCCGACGTTTCGTCCTACCTCCGGCTCGTAACCGTGTGCCAACAACTGGGCGTTGCGTTCGAGGATGGTCACTTCGGTGCCGAAGCGACTGAACATCTGCCCCAACTCCAGCGCGATGTACCCGCCACCGACGATCAGCAGAGACTTGGGAAGCTCCCGCAGTTCCATCGGCTCATCCACCGTGAGCAAGTCGCTGGTGAGGTACGGCACCCGGTTCAGTCCGTCAATCTCGGGCAGGACGGGCCGCGAGCCGGTAGCGATGAGTACCTTGTCACCGGTCAGCCGCTTGCCGCCGACTACGACCGTATGCGGGTCCACGAATTGAGCGTGACCGTTCTCGATGCGGATTTGACCATCGACGAGGCTCTCGTATTTCTTCTTGCGATACTCGTGGACAACCTCATCCTTCTGGTTGACCAAGGCCGCGAAATCCAATTCCATCCGACAGGCGCGCAGGCCGGGATAGCGGGAGTTGCCCGCGTCGTGAATCAGCTTCGCCGCCTCGATCAGGTTTTTGGATGGAAGGCACCCGCGGTTGACGCAAGTGCCGCCTATAAGCCGTTCTTCGATCATCACCGAAGTCTTGCCCAACTCTTGCGCCGTCAGTGCGGCGGCGAACGCGGTGGAACCGGAGCCGAGGATCACGAGGTCAAATGGGTCAGCCATGTTCACTTCTCCTGTTTCACCGACGACGAGTATCCCGCCTTCGCCGTCGCCTGCTCAAGCGACTGCACCGAAGTCCTGGCGGGGTCGTACCTCACGACCGCCTCGGGCGGGTCGAGCGTCACCTTCGCATCCTGCGTGCCATCCACGTGCATCAGGCTTTCGCGCACATGGAGGGTGCATGAGCCGCAGGTCATCCCGTCCACCTTCAACACGACTTGTTGGATCGGCACGTTGGTCGCTCCTTTGGTGCTGTTTGTCCCAAAGAGGTGTGGCGCAAGCTGCGGGAAGGCGAGCAAGGCGAGTAAGATCGGCGCCACGATCCAGAGCGCGATCCTGCCCACGCGGGCGGCACGCGGGACCGCGCAGGAACTCCCCGGTTCACACGAGGCCGCTGCGGGCGTCCGGTAGGCCCGGTAGAAGGCGAAGCCCAAGAAGCCAAGCGTGACGGCGATGAAGATCGGCCGATACGGTTCCAGAACTCTTAGACTGCTAGTCCACGCACCGCCGACGCCCAGCCCCACCAATACGAGCGGCCCAAGACAACAGACCGACGCGGCAATTGCTGCCGTCAATGCACCGGCCAGACTCCATCGGGTTTGTGAATGATCTTGCGAATTCATCGTTTGACTCCTCGTTTGATTCCTTTGACTGCAACTTTGCCGTTCGCTCCGTCCAGGCGGGTGAGAACGGCGCACGCGTGCGGGCGGTTCGCACCGGCGCACGCATGGGCCAAGCGGGTCAGCTCACGCTTGATCGCCCGCAGACTCTTGATCTTCTCGGTCACGTCGGCAATCTTCGCTTCCGTTTGCACGCGCACTTCGGCGCACGCCGTGTCGGGATGCTCGTTGAGCGCGATGAGCTGCTTGATCTCTCGCAAGGTGAAGCCGAGTCCTTGCGCCCGTTTGATGAAACGGATCAAGCCCACCGTCTGCGGCGTAAACGCGCGATAGCCCGAATCCGTGCGCCGCGGCGGAGGCAACAGCCCCTGCCGCTCGTAGTACCGCAGCGTTTGAAGATTCACGCCGCTTTGTTTGGCGACTTCGTTGCTCCACAATGGTTTCATGTCGCACGTCATTTGGGGCGGTCGGCGTACTGACGAGCCATCGTTGCGATCCGGTTCTTCGACAAGGCCTCCGGCGCTCTCTCCGGGCGATGGTCTCTTTCATCTCGATTCTACACTCTGTACCTAAGTATCGAGTCAAGCGGCATCGTGAAGTTTTATTTTTGACTGTCCGGCGCTAAGGCGCTTTCATGTCGGGTGACGAGCTCGTAGAGTTTCTGCGTTCGGCCGCAAAATCCCGATTGATCTGGCCGAGGGGATGACATAGTCGAGGAGTGAGGTTCATGCGATACGTTGCTGCTCTCACGATTCTCATCGCGCTCACGGCACTGGCCCGTCTTGGAGCCGCCGCAGCAGAGCCAACCACGCAACCCGCAGGAAAGGCGCCGCCGGGCAAGGGCGAGAGAGCCGCGGAATTCTCGCTGGCGACATTGGACGGCGAGTCGGTATCTCTCGCGAAACTCGTTCACGACGGTCCTGTCGTGCTGATCGTGTTGCGAGGTTGGCCAGGGTATCAGTGTCCTATCTGCACACGGCAAGTGGCGGATCTGATCGCACATGCAAAGGAAATTGAGAAAACCGGAGCGCGCGTGCTGCTTGTCTACCCGGGGCCAAGTGAAAAGCTGCAGGAGCACGCCGAGGAGTTTCGTCGCGGCAAGGGAATTCCTGAGAGCTTCTATTTCGTGATCGACCCGGACTACAAATTCACAAACGAATACGGGTTGCGCTGGGATGCGCCTCGCGAAACTGCCTATCCCTCATCGTTCGTGATTGACCGCGACGGTATCGTTAAGTTCGCCGATATAAGCAAGACCCACGGTGGACGCGTTGCGGCAACAACAGTTGTGCGGGAATTGGATCAACTCAAATGAAGTGCGATCTCGGCGGTTGTTTGTTCCGGACCTCGCGCGTCCATGGGATGCGAGGTATGTTGCACGCCACCGCGTGCATGTGGGACCAGGCAGGACAGCCGCTCAAAACGTGATGATTTGATACCCTGCGGCAACCAGCGAGCGCAGGCTTGGGTGCCCTTGGTACTCATCGGTTAACGTGAGCCCGCAGGCGCGTACTTCGTCCGCCACGCCATATGCGGTCGCGCAGTATCGACACACGCCTGAGACCGATCCTCGAACCGACTCGAAGAGCCCGTGATACTTGTGCTCCGGCTTGGCGAGCTGCCCGATCCACTTGGTTGCGGCACCATCGAAGATCAATTTCACCTGATCACCGGCCTGCTTGAACTCCAGAGCGGTCGTGAGCGCATTCGCCATGCGACCCATGTCCCCGCCGGTGGAGATGTCCGCTAATAATACGATTGCTATCTTTACTGTCATTTGACACCTTTAGGCTGGCTAAGTCGGGCTGGTGAGATCAAATTGAGTTGGGACCGTGTTGCGGTGCTGTCTCGCCGTCGACCAACAGCGCATAGTCGCAGTGGGCTTCGGTCCACACCAGAACGTTGCATCGCGTCGTGGGGGTGAGTTGGCGATCGATCAACTGTCGCGACACGGGTGCACGCAGGCTAAAATCCTTCCCGCAGAACTGGTACAGAGAGTAAGTTTTCCCGCGGCTCTCCCAACGCGTGTAGATCATGGAGGTTCCGGCGAGCTTTATGACGCGGCCGCCGATCAACTTGAACGTCGGGTCCAGCTTCGGCCGGTCGACAGGAAACGAGACCGAATTCTGCACCGCAGTCTTCACCACTTCCCAGTCGGCGGATGTGACGGCCAATTGCGGTTGGCTTTCGTGGCTCGCCATTGTCAAAATCGCAATGCCGTCGAGCGTCCGCGCCTGCCGATGGCTTCTCGCTGCCACGATGCCCCAGAGCGAGAATGCCAGCACAAGTACCGCGGCCGCAGCCGAGAGCCACAGCGACCTCGGAAGAAGCCAGCGGCCCGGCATTCGTGTTTGCCCGGGGATCGCCAGCAGCCGATACTCTAAATCGGACGGCAGGGCTGCGCGTGCCAAGTCCAGTCGCAACTGTTCATCCTCGCGGACTAGCTTCAGCCACTCTTGCTCGATCGTGCTGTCAGCTTGGCTCACGTGACGTAACACCGCCTGGCGCTCCGGTGCCCCATGCGGAAGCACCGCAACCTCCTCCATTCGCCGGCGGAACTCCTCGATCTCTTCCGAATTCATGGTGCTTCTCCCACGCGGTTTCGCGGCTGATGTCGGTCGGGTTCCCCGCTGCGAATCCTTAAGTGCGGGCTCGCTGACGGTTTGTCTTCCAACTCGCGTCGCAACAGTCTCCTCGCCCGGTAGATGCGAGACAGGACGGTGCCGAGCGGGATTTCCAGAAGCTCGGCAGTTTCCTGGCAGGTAAGTCCCTCTAGGAAGACGAGCAGGAACGGTACCTTGTAATGGTCTTCCAATGCATCCAGCGCCAGCTGGAGCGATTCTTGCCGGGCCAGCACTTCATGCGGCGAACTCTCGTTGCTTACCAAACGATCAGCTGCGATCCGATCACCGCCACGGATGGTTCTCCCGCGTTTGCGGTCGCGCAACCAATGCATGTAGCGATGACGCAAGATGCTGAGCAACCAGCACCTTGCTTTCTGCGTATCGCGCAGGGAACTCATCGACCGCCATGCTTCGAAGAACACTTCCTGCGAAAGTTCTTCGGCGATATCGCCAGAACCGCAGAGGCGATAGCCGCAACGGTAGATGTCGGCCGAGAAATCTCGGACCCACGACGCGTAGAGCGCGCGTTTGCTGTCAGCCCGCGTCAATGCCCGACCTCCCGCACGCGCCCAATCCATTCCGTCGTGGCCGGGCCGCAGTTGCTGTCGCGACCCGCCTTAGGAGTGAACGCATCGCGCAGGATTATTCCCGATTCACGCCACCGGTGTAGCGTCGCAGGTGAGACGCCGGCGTAATATGCAATAATCAAGAGTTGGTTGAGCAGGCTGGTCTTGAAGACCCCGTGTCGGTGCCATCGCCTGCCGGATGTACTAACGATGTCATTAACGACGCGCACACGACCTAGCCGCTGAAGCCGCCGGGCGAGTTCGAGGTCCTCCATGATCGGGACATCGGGATAGCCGCCAACGCGATCGAACGCGGCTTTCGTCAGAAAAATGGCTTGGTCACCATAGGGAATCTGCACCACCCGCGAACGCAGATGAGTCAAGGCCGCGTATAGCCGCATCACCGCACTCGATGGTTCAATAGCTATCGCGAACGCCCCCGCGATCGTATCGGGCGCCGCGAGCATGCGACGGACCTGAGTTGTAAAGTCGGCGGGTAGCTGCGAATCGGCATGAAGGAACAGGAGGATCTCGCCGCGCCCCGCCGCCGCGCCCTTGTTCATTTGCTGTGCGCGGCCGCGCTCCGATCGGAGCACGGTCGCGCCGCATTCGCGCGCAAGCTGCACCGTCCTATCACTGCTGCCGCCGTCCACGACGATTATCTCGACTTCACCAGCGTCCGCCGTGATCGCCGAGCGGATTGCTCGGCCAACGTACTCCTGCTCATTCAGTGCTGGAATCACGACCGAGATCGACGGTGTGTGGCGACGGCGTTCCGTGGTTTGGCGGTGCAATGCAGCAAAGTCCTCCGGTCGATCACTCGTCGACGTCCTCCTGGATTGGCGCGATTCGTTCCAAATCGTGTAGAGAATCTTGCTGCCCGCCTGCACGACCCCTCGCAGCGTGCCGGAGATTTTCGAACGACCGATGCGGCAGCGGTAACTCACCGGAACTTCGACTGCTCGCAACCCGAGCCTGGCTGCCCGCGTCTGCATCTGTACCGTCCAGCCGAACCCGCGATCGTCCATGTGCAGTTGCTCCAAACTGGCTCGGCGGATCGCGCGGAAGGGACCCAGGTCCGTAAAGCTGGCGTTCCAGCAGAACCGCATGAGCCTGCACGCGACGGTGTTGCCGAACCGCTGCGCCACCGTGAGTGCGCCGGGAGCGCAGCGCCCCGTGATTCGAGAGCCGATGACGAGATCTGCGCGGTTCTCCACGATTGGCGCGATCAGTTGCTGCATCTCCTCGGGGTGATCGCTGAAATCTCCGTCGAGAAAGACGACTATTTCGGCGTCGCCGATCTCCGCCAGGCCGGCAAGACACGCCGATCCGTACCCTCGACGGACCTCCGTGATAACCTTTGCGCCGTGTGCCCGCGCAACGTCCGCCGTTCGGTCGGTCGATCCGTTATCGACGACGATGACACTCTGGACCCAAGTCGGAACTGCCGCCAATACGTGGCCGATGGCGCGCTCCTCGTTGAGTACGGGAATCACCACGGCTGTCCTTTCGAACCTCGGTGACTCACGGGATCGATGTTGTGATGGGAGCGGGATCATGAAAACTCACTTGAACGCGACTAGACAAGTTGCGAGACCGAACGCGCGCGAACGATTCGAGGGACAAGAACGCCCAGACCGGTAAATGCTCTACCCACACCCACGCGGGTCGGCTGTAATGCAGGTGGTAAAGCGGCAACAACGCCGTGTAGAGGAGAAGCGACCACCGCGGACGAAGTGCCAACAGCGGCAACATCCATGTGTAGTACCAGGGAAATTGTGTCGGACTTAGCAGGAAAAGTCCGGCGACCGCCAGCAGCGACGCTTCGCACAACTCAAGCGGATCGTTCAGCGGTCGGCGCGCCAACCAAAGCACCCATGCGACCAGCACGAGTGTCACGGTCAAACGAGCCGCCATCTGCTCCGCCCAGGCGTGAACTCCCACCAACGGCAACGTGTGCCGGCATAACAGTACGACGAGCTGAAACAGTCCGTCGTTGGACTGCCACGAACGCGAGTAGTCCACGCTCCCAGCGATGCCGCTGTGCCCGGCCACGAGCATCGGTGACAGCAGGATCGCGGCCGTCACGGTGAACGCGGCAAGAGAGAGCGCGACCCGGCGGGGCTGGCGAACCACCGATCGAAGCAGCAGTGGAAGCAGAACGACGGGCCAGAACTTGGCGGCGACGGCAGCAGCCAAGGCCGCCGCCGCCAGGGCCGTTCGCTGCATCACGGCCAGCATCACGGCGCCGGTTACAAAGGGCAATACAATCGCGTCCATGTGGCCGGCGCAATAGAACTCCTTGACCAGCAGCGGATTCCACCAGTAGATCGCGATCCAGGCCAGTGGTAGCCGGAGATGGCGCATCAGGACCAGCAGCAGCAGCACGGTCGCGGCATCGGCAACCAGTAGAATTGCGCGCCACGCCGCTCCGTTCCAGGGACTGATCCAGTACGCAAGGAGGAATGCTGCCTGGGCAACCGGCGGGTAGATCGTCTTGACGTCTGGGTGATTGATCTGCTTCAGATGCGATCCCGCCTCGCGGGCGACGGCGCGAATTCGCGAATCACCGTCAAGATCAGTTAGAGCACTCTTGCCTTTTTCAGGAGTATGCAAATAGGGACTGGCGCCACGCGCTGTCAGCGCCGCGTCCCACATGTAACGGAATGAGTCGGTCTCCAGCACCGGGGCCGACGGAAGCAGTGCGAGTCGCATGAGAAGGCCAACCAGCAGAATGCACAGGACGCCTTTCCGCCCGACAACGATGCGGCGCAATGATCCGATGACGGCCAGGTAGATCCCACCCGCGGCAACGTAGAGCGCCACGAACAAGTAAAGCACCGGTTCAGAGGTCAAGGCCCAGTGCCATAGAAATTGCGAACGCACAGAAAGCAAGATTGCCATCGTCAGAAGCAGCGTCGCGCCCACCATGCAGGCAGTACGCGATCGCGAGGAACGCGAAGTCGGATCGACTGTGCGCCAATGCGTGAGCGTGTTGATCCGAGTGAAAATTTGATCGATGGCATTCACCTTCGCCAACTCATCAGTCTGTGGAACAGCCCCTTGACGAACGGCGTGAGCCGCGTTCGGTTGTACGCGTCGCCGGCTCTGCGCATGATCTCCGCTTGCGTGGGGTAGGAATGGATCGTGCGCGAAAGGGTCTTCAGGCCGAGCCCGCCGACCATTGCGAGCGTCAGTTCAGAGATCATCTCGCCTGCGTGCCGCGAGACGAGCGTAGCGCCGAGGATGCGGTCCGTTCCTTTCTTCACATGCACCTTGAGAAACCCTTCTTCTTCGCCGTCGAGAAGTGCGCGGTCCAGCTCCGAGAGTTCCAGTCGAATCGTGTCAACTTCGAGGCCGCGGTCGCGCGCATCTTTCTCGTACATGCCGACGTGGGCAATCTCGGGGTCAGTGTAGGTACACCACGGAATCGTGAGCGCGCTTACTTTGGCGCGCCCGAAGAACAGAGCGTTCTGCAGCGCGATGCGAGCCATGGCGTCAGCCATATGCGTGAACTTGTATTGCGAGCAGATGTCCCCGACGGCGTAGATCTTACGGTTGCTTGTTTGCAGTCGATCGTTGACGACGATCCCACTGCGGGCGTCAAAACTCACTTGAGCTTGTTCCAGGCCGAGGCGCTCGACATTCGGCTTTCGTCCGACGCCGACGAGAATTTCATCCACACGCAGTTCCATGTGATCAGAACCGCGTTCCAGCTGGAGGATTTTTTCGGCGCCATCTCGGTGAACGCGGACGATCTTGCACTGGCAGCCGACATGAATCCCGTCGCGAAGCAGTGATCTTTGAACGATCTCTGAAGCGTCGCGGTCTTCGCGGCCGAGGATTTGATGCTCGGCCTCCAGAAGATGCACTTCCGAACCCAGGCGGGCGAATGCTTGTGAGAGTTCACAACCGATGGGGCCCGCCCCGATGACCGCCAATCTCCGGGGCAGTTCGGTCAGCCAGAAAACTGTTTCGTTCGTGAGATAGCCTGCTTCGTTCAGTCCAGGCACCGGCGGCGCCGAAGCTCGCGCGCCGGCGGCGATCACCGCGCGACTGAAGCGCAGCGTCTTTCCAGCGACCTCGATCGCGTCGGGTCCGACAAATCGGCCTTCGCCGAGGAACACATCCACTCCCGCATCGCGCAGTCGCTTTACGCCATCGTTCGGGCTGATCCTCGTGCGGAGTCGGCGCATTCTTTCCATCACGGCGGGAAAATCCACCTCCACGCCTGCGGGGACGCGCACTCCGAAATCGCCCGCGTCGCGCACGTCCGCGTATGCACGTCCGCAGCGAAGAAGCGACTTGGACGGCACGCACCCGACATTCAGGCAGTCGCCGCCGAGCAGATACTTTTCGACCAAGGCAACTTTGGCCCCCAGCCCGGCTGCACCGAGTGAAGTTACAAGTCCGCCCGCGCCGGCGCCGATCACGACGAGGTTGTAGCGACGCGCGGGATCGGGGTTCGTCCAATCCGGCGGATGAACATTGCTGAGCAATTCACGGTTGTGTTCATCCATCGGCCGAATCAGCGGCGATTCGGGGACGAACGGTGCGGACGCGAGTGATGCAGTCATTCGACCTTCTCCTTGTTCGCCACACTGTTGAGCGTCCAGTCGTAGTCGAGCCAGTCATTCGTCGGCTTGCGTCCAGAATCGAGTGCCGCCTTCAGAGTCGCTGAATAGCGCGCCGCGAAATTCAGCACCGATCCGTCGGCGACCTGCTCAAAGTCGTTGCCGTACCACTTGTAGAGACTGGTCAGATGTACCATCTGCTTCTCGGGCTCGTGCCAGAACCATTGCTTGTGGCCATGGACATAGCGCGCCTGATCCTCCAGTTGTTCATCGACCCGATTGCCAACGTAGGCTTCACTCCGAAGGGGTGGGCACCCGATCGCCGCGCAGACAAGCGCGAAATGCGCCCGCGGCTCCTTGAAGTTCGGCCGGACCTGTTCATGCTCGATCTGGGTCAGAGACCAGGTGCGGCCGGAAATGATCCACCGCTTCTCGTCCCATCGCTTGTCCGCGGGGATGTCCTTGATGGACTTGAGCGGGTAATGGTCGAGGATAAGGCGAAGCGTGAAGGCGTTGTATCCGTTGATCAGCAGCGCGAACTTCTCATTGCGGCCGAGGTCGGCGAACGGCGCGGCGGCCAGCGAAGCGATGTAGGCGTCGAGTTGAGCTGAGTCACGGCGCAATCCCTCGTAGTCCACCCAGCCGCCCGCGGCGACGTATTTACCGACCAATTCGTTGAACACCGAATGATCAAATGTCGCGCCACCGGGCTTGTCTTGATACGTCTCTGTCAGCGTCACGCGCGGTGGTCCGAACAACCCGCTGATCTTCGTTTTGTTCAGGTATGCGCAGGCCGTCGCAATGACTGAGAGTGCCGCGACAACGGACATCATGACAGCCCCGCGGATGGATGATGTGCTCTGCATGTCATGGTCCCGATCTGGAGCATCCTCTTTCACCGAATCCTCAACGCGTCCGCGCATGGCCTTGCGTGCCAGGGACGTGACGTAGAATGTGACAACGATGGTGGCCAACAACCCGACGATCATCATCGCCCACTGACCAGGCGTGCGATGTCCGCCCGCAATCCCCGTTTGTCCGAGGTACCCGAGATACACATACAAAAACGTCCCAGGCAGCATCGCGAGCCAACTTGCGAGCATGTAGGGCCAGAAGCGGATCGCCGTGAGTCCGTAGAGGTAGTTGCCCGCGCTGAACGGCACCGCCGGCGAGAGCCGCAGCAGCGCGATGATTTTCCATCCTCCTGCTCCGATGGCTTTATCAATCGAACTAAATTTCGGGTAACGGTGTGCCGTTCTTTCGACAGCGCCGCGGGCGAAATAGCGCGCAATGAGGAATGCGATTGAGGCGGCCAACGTGGACGCGATCGACACCGTCAGCGTCCCCAGCGTCAGCCCGAAAATCGCTCCTGCGGCCAACGTGAGAGCCAGCCCGGGAACGAAGAGAACCGCTGCAACAATATAAATGAGACCAAATGCAATGGGTCCCC encodes:
- a CDS encoding VTT domain-containing protein — encoded protein: MAQAAHQLDDAMPRPDLRTKQSSTRGRRASTWVKWISALIIVACVVLIVRLLPVENVVRWLTGWVRSLGPWGPIAFGLIYIVAAVLFVPGLALTLAAGAIFGLTLGTLTVSIASTLAASIAFLIARYFARGAVERTAHRYPKFSSIDKAIGAGGWKIIALLRLSPAVPFSAGNYLYGLTAIRFWPYMLASWLAMLPGTFLYVYLGYLGQTGIAGGHRTPGQWAMMIVGLLATIVVTFYVTSLARKAMRGRVEDSVKEDAPDRDHDMQSTSSIRGAVMMSVVAALSVIATACAYLNKTKISGLFGPPRVTLTETYQDKPGGATFDHSVFNELVGKYVAAGGWVDYEGLRRDSAQLDAYIASLAAAPFADLGRNEKFALLINGYNAFTLRLILDHYPLKSIKDIPADKRWDEKRWIISGRTWSLTQIEHEQVRPNFKEPRAHFALVCAAIGCPPLRSEAYVGNRVDEQLEDQARYVHGHKQWFWHEPEKQMVHLTSLYKWYGNDFEQVADGSVLNFAARYSATLKAALDSGRKPTNDWLDYDWTLNSVANKEKVE